One window of the Cytophagia bacterium CHB2 genome contains the following:
- the ispG gene encoding (E)-4-hydroxy-3-methylbut-2-enyl-diphosphate synthase — MISSFVKFCEHPFFYRRRPTHEVKVGDIGIGCENPIRVQSMTISDTMDTAATVKETIQLHEAGCEIVRITAPSMNEAENLRNIKAELRRQNIRVPLVADIHYTPNAALVAAEIVEKVRINPGNYADKKKFEVREYTEAEYQGELERIAQRFSPLVKKCRANGVSMRIGVNHGSLADRIMNRYGDTPEGMVQSALEFIRICESHGYKDIVVSMKSSNPQVMIQAYRLLAARMYELGMTYPFHLGVTEAGDGEDGRIKSAVGIGALLEDGLGDTIRVSLTEDSIYEIPVAQALV, encoded by the coding sequence ATGATCTCCTCATTTGTGAAATTCTGTGAACACCCGTTTTTTTACCGCCGGCGCCCGACGCACGAAGTGAAAGTGGGCGACATTGGCATTGGCTGCGAGAATCCCATTCGCGTGCAATCCATGACGATTTCCGATACCATGGACACGGCCGCGACTGTGAAAGAAACCATTCAACTTCACGAAGCCGGTTGCGAGATTGTGCGCATCACAGCGCCTTCGATGAACGAGGCCGAGAATCTGCGCAACATCAAAGCCGAGCTGCGGCGGCAAAACATTCGTGTGCCGCTGGTGGCGGATATTCACTACACACCCAACGCGGCGTTGGTAGCCGCGGAGATTGTCGAGAAAGTGCGCATCAATCCCGGCAATTATGCGGACAAGAAAAAGTTCGAGGTGCGCGAATACACCGAGGCCGAATATCAAGGCGAGCTCGAGCGCATCGCGCAGCGCTTCTCGCCGCTGGTGAAAAAATGCCGGGCCAATGGCGTGAGCATGCGCATCGGCGTGAATCACGGTTCGCTTGCCGATCGCATCATGAATCGCTACGGCGACACGCCTGAAGGTATGGTGCAATCTGCGTTGGAGTTCATCCGCATCTGCGAGTCGCACGGCTACAAAGATATCGTCGTGTCGATGAAATCTTCGAATCCGCAAGTCATGATTCAGGCATATCGTTTACTCGCGGCGCGCATGTATGAATTGGGCATGACCTATCCCTTTCATCTCGGCGTTACGGAAGCGGGCGACGGCGAAGACGGCCGCATCAAGTCTGCCGTAGGCATCGGCGCGTTGTTGGAAGACGGGCTTGGCGATACGATTCGTGTGTCGTTGACGGAAGACTCGATTTATGAAATTCCCGTGGCGCAGGCCCTGGT
- a CDS encoding DNA-binding protein — protein sequence MRIGILGSGDVGKALATGFIKYGYEVMVGTRNPGKLSAWKASAGKDGRVGTFAETAAFGEMLVLAAKGTIAQSTLRLAGEENLKGKIIIDTTNPIAETPPENGVIKYFTSLDNSLMEQLQAAFPETHFVKAFSCIGNAFMINPNFGGIKPSMFICGNHQNAKNEVSKILDLFGFEVEDMGGVEAARAIEPLCILWCIPGFLHNDWTHAFKLLKK from the coding sequence ATGAGAATTGGAATTCTGGGCTCGGGAGATGTGGGAAAAGCGCTGGCCACTGGTTTCATAAAATATGGCTACGAAGTGATGGTGGGAACACGTAATCCGGGAAAATTATCTGCCTGGAAAGCCTCTGCGGGAAAGGACGGGAGAGTTGGAACCTTTGCTGAAACGGCAGCCTTTGGTGAGATGTTGGTGCTGGCTGCCAAAGGCACGATAGCCCAAAGTACATTGCGGTTGGCCGGCGAGGAAAATCTCAAAGGCAAAATCATTATTGACACCACCAATCCCATTGCCGAAACGCCGCCGGAAAATGGTGTGATAAAGTATTTCACCTCGCTCGACAACTCGCTCATGGAACAATTGCAGGCGGCTTTCCCGGAGACGCATTTCGTCAAAGCGTTCAGTTGTATCGGCAATGCGTTTATGATCAACCCGAATTTCGGCGGCATTAAGCCGAGCATGTTTATTTGCGGCAACCATCAAAACGCCAAGAATGAGGTCAGTAAAATTCTTGACCTGTTTGGCTTTGAGGTGGAGGACATGGGAGGCGTGGAGGCGGCGCGCGCCATTGAGCCGCTGTGCATCTTGTGGTGCATCCCGGGATTTTTGCACAATGACTGGACGCATGCCTTCAAGTTGTTGAAGAAATAG
- a CDS encoding nucleotidyltransferase domain-containing protein, producing MNNRMHKKLQQALACEAAILFAYLFGSAAVNETTPLSDIDIAVFPAKKLSLDERLGIIQRLGKKTALENLDVTFLDRLENLYLMNSIFEQGILLLDRDRDHRELFEVMAHHRFLDFQYQRKLYLGV from the coding sequence ATGAACAACCGGATGCATAAAAAGCTGCAGCAGGCACTCGCATGTGAAGCAGCAATTCTTTTTGCTTATTTATTCGGTTCTGCAGCGGTGAATGAAACGACACCCCTGAGCGATATCGACATTGCCGTCTTTCCTGCAAAGAAATTAAGCCTCGACGAACGGCTCGGCATCATTCAACGATTGGGCAAGAAAACTGCGCTGGAAAATTTGGATGTGACTTTCCTGGATCGCCTGGAAAATCTTTATTTGATGAACAGCATCTTTGAGCAAGGGATTTTGCTGCTTGATCGCGACCGCGACCACCGCGAGTTGTTTGAAGTGATGGCGCATCATCGTTTTCTCGATTTTCAATATCAACGAAAACTCTATCTGGGTGTTTGA
- a CDS encoding DUF697 domain-containing protein, whose protein sequence is MCGIIMKRRKSSARCCVRRSPIISLKSNKAYFMSRKPVSCRSFMGSKATLFHRCARSRLHTTLNLSNSITMKQNNQAISIWLIIGGAALFFLLIMIIGNLLVIGEKIGRVHPALEAAFYLLILVLGFAFFVRPVMTVLKAPVIPIHMFVAQNGLTDAPTCRRIAKTMIKRGRLNAEELARLQTAMQQGLDLNEPLRTLFTQRVQQMNAIVSKNAKLVFVSTAISQNGRLDTVMVIGTNVRMVRELVASLGFRPALPQLVKMYTSIAAAALIAEGLEDLELEQVFPNLGMGVLGAIPGFQLITASLLQGMANAFLTLRVGVMTKNYLLAAGQNFVRKEARRAANREAVRMLKPVIKEGLVLMPVSLKEAWVRLF, encoded by the coding sequence ATGTGTGGGATCATTATGAAACGGAGGAAGTCGAGCGCCCGATGTTGCGTGAGGCGATCTCCGATTATTTCGTTGAAGTCAAACAAAGCCTACTTTATGAGCCGGAAACCGGTATCATGTCGATCGTTCATGGGATCGAAGGCAACGTTGTTTCATCGTTGCGCACGCAGCCGCCTCCACACAACCCTGAATTTAAGCAATAGCATCACCATGAAACAGAACAATCAAGCCATTTCAATTTGGCTCATCATCGGCGGGGCGGCGCTGTTCTTTTTGTTGATCATGATCATCGGCAACCTCCTCGTGATCGGCGAGAAGATCGGGCGTGTTCATCCGGCATTGGAAGCAGCATTTTATCTGCTGATTCTGGTTCTCGGTTTTGCCTTTTTTGTGCGTCCCGTTATGACGGTTCTAAAAGCGCCGGTTATACCGATTCATATGTTCGTTGCGCAAAACGGATTGACCGATGCACCAACCTGCCGTCGCATCGCAAAGACGATGATTAAACGGGGACGGCTGAACGCAGAAGAGCTGGCGCGTTTGCAGACTGCGATGCAGCAAGGCCTTGATCTCAATGAACCGTTGCGCACGCTCTTTACGCAGCGAGTCCAGCAGATGAACGCAATCGTTTCCAAGAATGCCAAACTTGTTTTCGTGTCAACGGCCATCTCGCAAAACGGCCGGCTCGACACCGTCATGGTGATCGGCACGAACGTTCGCATGGTGCGGGAATTGGTGGCTAGTCTGGGATTTCGCCCGGCGTTGCCGCAATTGGTGAAGATGTATACCAGCATCGCTGCGGCAGCATTGATTGCCGAGGGCTTGGAAGATCTGGAATTGGAACAGGTTTTCCCCAATCTCGGCATGGGCGTGTTGGGCGCGATTCCCGGCTTTCAATTAATTACCGCTTCCTTGCTGCAAGGCATGGCGAATGCGTTTCTCACGCTGCGTGTGGGTGTGATGACGAAGAATTATCTGCTCGCCGCCGGCCAGAACTTTGTGCGCAAGGAGGCGCGCCGCGCTGCCAATCGCGAAGCGGTGAGGATGCTCAAACCCGTGATAAAAGAAGGATTGGTGTTGATGCCGGTGTCTCTGAAAGAAGCCTGGGTGAGGCTGTTCTAG